A stretch of DNA from Salmo trutta chromosome 12, fSalTru1.1, whole genome shotgun sequence:
CATTCATCAGTATGTGCAATTGACTAATGACTAATTATCAATTCTGAAAATAATATGGAAGGCCTAAGAATTAGAAACCCTGGATTTAGATGACAGGAATCAGGTGATTGGTGGTTGAAATATTGAAGAAAGGGTTGATGGTAATTACCTGAGCCACATATGTCCGTTGGAGCAGACAGCCTGCTTGCGGTCTGTGAAGGGCAGCACCTCCTTACACAGACTACAGTACTCAGGGAACGTCTGCTTGTTCATCTTCTTCTGGATGTGACCTATCAGGACCTGGGGGTGCAGAGAGCAAGACGTGTTGAATCATGCACAACAACAGGGTAAGCCGAATGTTCAAACAGTCGTCTCTATTGCTCAGGCTTATAGCTCTGGAATAGGACGAGAGAAGGGCTAACCTGGGCAGCCCTGTCCTCATACGTGGGGTCGCTGGTGAGGAAGTCACAGACACCGCGCGTGGGGATGCTGGTGTTCTCAGTGATCCAGGTGTGGAGGTACACCTCCCCCAGAACCCTCTTCATGTGCTCCCTGGTCAGGTGGGCCTCCACCGCCTCGATCCAAgctatcacctcccctgtctgctCCTCCAACGCCCGGGCCTCTGGGTCCTGCAGCTTTGACaccacctcctcttcccctcctccaccctctcccgcGACGCCCCCCTCCTCGTCCTTCACAAACACCTTGGAGTCCTCGTGTGTGGGGCGCCAGCGTGCCTCCACAGGGGCCTTCTGCAGGGATTGGTAGAGCACGCGCACCAGGAAGAGCTTTAACCTCCACAAGTAGGGGGAGCCTGTGTTGTGTACCTTGTCGTCCAACTCCTCCTGCAGCAGGGCCGGGATGCGTTTGTCTCTCAGCACCCTCCAGCGCACCAGGTCCAGCAGGTCAGTCTGTTTGAACAGGCTCTGGACCGGGGACTCCAGCAACTCTGCCGCCGCGTCATTGGGTGTCTTCAGGGTCACAAACTGGACTTGATAGGGCCTAGAGACCGGGTGCTGACCGTTGGTCATCCCCTCAGTACTGACCAGGGCCAGGTACGCCCCGTGGGGGCTGACTGCGATGCCGTGCATCCTCCGACCTGCCATACTCTCTGGCAGCACGATCTCCTCCTGCTTAAAGGCCACGGCCATGTCGGTAAAGATGGGCGTGAGCTTCTTGACCGTCCCGTCCATGGAACAGGTGTAGATGGAGCTGCCCTGGCGGCTGGCTGTCATGGAGACGATGGGGGTGGAGTGCAGGCCCGTGACGTGTGAGTTGTGCACGTTGAGGCCCGCCTTGGAGATGAGCAGCAGGCACCAGAAGAGGTAGGAGCCCCTGGCCGCCACCACCAGGCTACAGTTACAGTTCTGTTTGGGGTGGAACAGGGAGATACACTTGATGTTGTGTACAGGGATCTGGTCTGACTCCTGCCAGAGTACCACTGGCTGGCGCAGGGTGAAGTAGCCCTTCACCGCCTTCAAGTTGACGGGCAGGATCTTGACGGGCCCTAACTTGCTACCCACGATCAGGCCGCTCATCTTGCGCCCGCTGTGCTCGTACTCCCACCAGGCCAGCACGCTGGGGGACAACACCCCAGACTGGATGGTGTTACAGGACAACACAGAGTCCTTCCCCAGCATGGGCAGGCAGAACTGCCACACCACCAGGTCTCCGTTCTCCATCAGCACGGCCAGCAGCACCGTTCCCACGTCTTTACACTCGTTGTTGGTCTGGACGTGCTGCGTGGTGCACACACTGGACCACTCCATCCGTACAGGGGTCTGCATGCGGTAGCGCCTCTGAAGCTCAGCCAGGTCCAGGAGGTTAGCCTTGGGAGGCTGCCCACCCTGCACGGAGTAGCCTCTGCTCTCCAGGCTCTCTCCATACAGCTGGGTCAGGTCAGCCACCACAGTCCACTGTAGACGCTTGGTGCTGCTGTGGATGGTCAGCCGGAGGTCCAGGGTGAGGGAGGCTAGGAGGCACCGGCCATTGGTGTCACAGCCCAGGGGGGACCAGCTGGTGTACAGGATGCCCTTGTGGACGCCCACGGTGGGGTTGAGCACTCTGTCCAGCATGAAGGACTGGCTCATCGCTGGGTCACTGGAGCTGGAGAACTTGTCTTTGGCCCTCAACAGCTCTTCTGCTGGACCCACCTGGTGGACAAACAAATGTTAGTCATAAGTAATCTCATTTGATGGGGAGAAAATAAAAGCAACTTCTAGATAATATCTCAAATCCAAAACCTTTTGCATCAACATCAACCTAGATTGCTAGCTTACGTTAGCCTGTCCAATATATAGTATGTTCAGCAATGGGAAAAATTGTTAATTGAAGCCATCAGTCAAAAAGTAAACACATCAGGCAGATGCtagatacttttggtcatgtagtgtatgtggacacctgctcgtcgaatagctcactccaaaatcattggcattaatatggagttggtccccctttgttgCTACAACagcttctgtatggacctcactttgtgcacgggggcattgtcatgctgaagcattgtcatgctgaaagggccatccccaaactgttgccacaaagttggaagcacagaagtGTATACAATGTCATtccatgctgtagcgttaagatgtcccttcactggaactaaggggcctagtccgaaccatgaaaaacagccccagaccattattcctcctccaccaaactttatagctggcactatgcagtcgggcaggtagcgttctcctggcatccgccaaacccagattcgtcgtcggactgccagatggtgaagcgcgattcatcactacagagaacacgtttccactgcttcagagtccaatggcggtgagctttacaccactccagccgacacttggcattgcgcttggtgatcttaggcttgtgtgcagctgctcggctatggaaacccatttcatgaagctcctgacagttcttgtgccgacgttgcttccagatgcagtttggaactcggtaatgagtgttgcaaccgatgacAAACTATTTTTACACACTACACGCTTCAGTACTCGgcagtctcgttctgtgagcttgtgtgacctaccacttcacggctgagacgttgttgctccgagatgtttccacttcacaataacagcacttacagttgacagttctagcagggcagaaacttgACGAAATGATTTGTAAAAACAacggaaaggtgacatcctatgatggtgccacgttgaaagtcactgagctcttcagtaacgccattctactgccaatgtttgtctatggagattgcatggctgtgtgtttaattttaaacacctgtcagcaactggtgtgactgaaatagcaaaatccactaattttaaggggtgtccacatacttttgtatatgtagtgtgtatATTCCGACTCTGCCCCTGTGATAGAGATTCTATTGACTCCACGAACGGAGTGGAGAAGAGACTAGGCTTTGTGGAATCTAGCTCCAACTACATCGATTCGCATATGTTTGTCGTCTGTGTTTGTGCCTTTATTTGTTTGGTATTTTGACGATCACACTATTTAATGTACATCCCACCACCTACAGGATTTCCCAAATtatagataatatatatatatttaaataaacTAAATCAAACAATGTTCCTGTTAAAAAACAtctgatccctacacaggctcaaggGGAACCTGGGAGGGCGGGTCTTCCGGCACCAGTACCCCTTGCAAGTCTTCAGATGTAAAATCCTTAAATCCCAAAAGCTTTTATGCCGCAGCCACAATAATGTCTAGTTTCTTAGACTTCTTTTAGACTTGTGCCGTACAGTTTACAAGTGTGTCCATGACCGCCACAAAATCCACATTTTTAACAAACAGGGTATCTTTTGACTGGCAGAAAACATTTACTACAGGCTGTGGTGGTGCGTCTACCATCTCTTCACTTGCATGACTTGTTATCTCAATTCTTTTAAAATTGCCTCCGCATAGGAGATTCGAGTGACCGCTCTCAATCTCCAACTCAATCTCCTTCACCCTTACTGGGCACTCCAGGAACTCAGGATCATGAtccccaccacaattgcaacacAGTCATCCTTCTACACACCGTTCTTCAGTATACTCTGTCCATCTGCACAGACTTGAACCATGGCCAAATCCTTTACAATTCTTACACAACAATGGTTTGGGGACGAAAGCTCtctcttttattttatttcatctttatttaactaggcaagtcagttaagaacaaattcttacttacaatgacggcctaccccggctaaaccctaacgacgctgggccaattgtgcgccgccctatgggactcccaatcacgaccggttgtgatacagcctggaatcaaaccagggtctgtagtgatgcctctagcactgagatgcagtgccttagactgctgtgccaatCGGGAGCATAACCAAGCTTCACATGTGTAGGCATTTGCTCTTTATCAAAAAACAACAGGACCGACAGACTTTCTTATTTTTCTCCATTCACCCATCATGGTCAGACGGCGGGCACCAACCACACCGGGAATTCTCTTCAGGGATTTAACTGGAACATCCGTCGTCACCCCTGAGATGACTCCTTTGATGGGCGCTCTACTCTGAAGTTCAAAACACAAAACTTCTGTTGCTCGGATTATATTGAGGCTAAACTGCAATCTTCCTCTGTTCTTTAGAAATACAATTCATAAAAAATAAGACCACTCCTGGTCACTTTGACTCCACTTTCCCCAGCTCATACTTTCCCCACATATGCATCCTTACTCAACAAACGCATCCCAACAAGAAGCAATTCATTATCATTCATACACTTATCTTCCACGCCAATTTTAGACAATGTCCTTTTTGTTCCAGTTTTCGATACTACTGTTGTCCTTTCCGAACATTCGTCTTCACCAACTTTGCTCGACGCGCTGCTTGATTCCAACTCAGCATCCACTTCCTCCATCTTTTTCCTGAACTGAAACTGTAGTCCTCAGACATGGGCACAAGGTATTGACCTTGGGAAaatggttttagaagtggggggttGGGCAtgatatatttttaaaaaattataccgttggataaacactccaaaataaccctaaccaaccactcaGACCGTTGCCACATTTTgaatcacattccaatgatacaactggggggggggacaaaaatgctatTTCAGAATGTGGAGGGGACATGTCCCCATcaccagtgaaagttgcaccccttttAGGAGATAgattccacaaagcctggtctctgCTCCACTCCGTTAGAGAAGTctcagtcccgtgtggctcagttggtagagcatggtgtttgcaacgccagggtcgtgggttcgattcccacggggggaccagtacggagaagaaaaaaaagtgtattaaatgtatgcattcactactgtaagtcgctctggataagagcgtctgctaaatgacaaaactgTAAAAATGTAAGTCATCAGAAACGTCATTCACCGACGAGTGGAGTTTAGTCCTCTACCCCTATGAATGAACTCAGCTGGAGACAGGTAAAAACAACTTCTATTTTTGTAATGCACGGTTTTGAGGTATGGAATGAACGCAAAGgcaagcttgctagctagctacatgtgtgAAAGATTCACCTTCAGTTCACAGACTTGGTCCGGCACGGGAATGGAGGTCCGGTGCAGCACCAAGTCTTGCTTATTGCCGTGAACATCGCACACTACCTCCATCAAAGAAATACCACTCGTGCTAGAGGCCGAGATTCGGTGGTCCTCAGACCACGTGAGCGGCTCCAGGCCGCTGACCGGACTCAGTAGCTTTATCACCGGGTCCCTCTTCACGACTGGCCCGAGTGCTGCCCAGGGATCATTCTCCCGTTCGGCTTCGGTAAGTTGTCCTACCTCTACCCTATCCGGAGCGCGATTTGGGCTGCAAGCCGCCATTTTCCATGTGAAAAATAAAACAACGCGTCACCACAGAGTTCCTGAACCGTCACTACGGCGAGAAGGAGGGACATCTCATACCAATAGGAAAAAGATCCGCAAAGCTTCGGTGTAGAGATCACTCATGTGTTATGCCTAAATTAAGGTAGAGATAGCTAGATAACATCAGCAAGTTTGATATCCAGCCATGAGTATGTATCTATCTTCATTTAGTCAACGAGTTTGGAATATGTTTTATGGTAGAATATGAACTATTACAATGTATCATAATACAACACAGTGATAAAGGTTGAGATAACAGCATGACTGTCTCTGCATGGTATTTGGTATTTATTAGATCCCCGttagaaaaataaatatatttttttattaccctaccaactaaccctataCTCATTAAAACTCACCACCTTATTCCATTACTAACAATATCTGATTCTACCCCCAACAGCCTGAGAGGAATTTGGCcgtttttattaggatccctattagcgaacgccgtaacgttagctaatcttCCTGGAGTCCAACACTAATTAATAAGacattacaaacaattacaaattAAGACTTTACAAACATTTAACAAGTAGACAATACAGACAATTAAAatacctgacaggaaacacatttaacattcagttgatggtttctatttcctgtctagtcatatggtctatcgcattagatgttatttttttcttcttcttgaaggTGGATTTCACGACTGCCCCGAGTGCTGCCCAGGGATCATTCTCTGAGAAATATGGATTGGTAAAGAGTTCCATTCACCTATGACTATATAAAACTGTAGATTTAAGGCGATTTGGCCTTGGCTTGGGTTGACTTAGATGCTCTGAATTTACCTGTCTGGTTTGGTGGTTATGTTAGTATGTACTAACTGGCCTGAAAAATATTGTggttttttgaaagatataacattCCATAAGAAAATCAGAAGACTGGATAGTAATTTGTTTTCAACGTGAAGCCATTCGAAATTCTGATGCATTAGGATAATATTCATATGGATAGAGCAATGAAGAGCTAATCTGACAGCCCTGTTTTGAGCGATTTTGagcttttttaaatatatttcttTGCTGTagatgaccatataactggacagtactctaagtgtgataggaccatggattgaccatataactggacagtactctaagtgtgataggaccagggattgaccatataactggacagtactctaagtgtgataggaccagggattgaccatataactggacagtactctaagtgtgataggaccagggattgaccatataactggacagtactctaagtgtgataggaccatggattgaccatataactggacagtactttaagtgtgataggaccagggattgaccatataactggacagtactctaagtgtgataggaccatggattgaccatataactggacagtactctaagtgtgataggaccattgATTGAATCACCTGATTCAGAGTGCTAGATGTTACATACTCTGAACATTTTCTTGCAATAGCAATTCCCTTACCCAACttaattaatcaaatcaaatgaatttgtcacatgtgccgaatacaagaggtgtagaccttacagtgaaatgcttacttacaagcccttaaccaacactgcaattttaagaaaataccacACAAAAAATgaaagataagaataacaaataacaatATGATCTATGTGTTCTGACCATGATACAGCTGCGTCCAACATGATGCCTAGCAGTTTGGTTTTGTTCACTTGCTCTACATGTATTCTATTCATCAACAAATTCAATTGGGTATCATCAGCAAGcaaaatggggcggcaggtagcctagtggttagaacgttggactaggTTGTAAGATCTAATCccaaagctgacaaggtacaaatctgtcgttctgcccctgaacaaggcagttaacccactgttcctaggccgtcattgaaaataagaatttgttcttaactgacttgcctagttaaataaaggtaaaataaaatatatatatatatcttgaaacaaatacaatacatttagttttagaaatgttcaacACCAATTTGTTCATATTAGTTCACTACTCCGTACATCTGTCAGCTCATTACATTCTGATGCTGCGCTATACATTGTAGAGTCATCAGCATTTACCTTCATAACTGAAGGTAAATCATTAGTGAAGATAGAGTAGGGAAGTGGGCTTAGGCAGtttccttgaggaacaccaacgtGTATATCTTTACTGTTTGAAAAGCTGCCATTAAAGAACACTTTTTGCCTTCTCCTGGACATATAGCTTTCCATCCACAATAGAGCTGCAGACTTAAAACCATAACATTTGAGTTTACCTAGTAACAGTTCATGATCAATCacatcaaaagcagcactgaagagacactaccactcaacacaccctgtaactcttctgaagtcaaatctcatatccccaagtacttctctgcagctgccaccacaacatctattttctgtgacttgCGTACCGTCTCTGCACTACAGTTGATAACCaacgctaagaagccaaccttactgaaaaaTACTGGATATCCCtcattggcctatccctctgttctggcacagatctactattcacagggatcctctcagaatCATTCACCCTTGATCCACCCTCCTACTTTCTTCACTGCGTCAGAATACGACATCTTctgcactactttgaccctggcctcctcaacctgcctctctgaccctggccacctcaacctgcctttctgaccctggccacctcaacctgcctctctgaccctggccacctcaacctgcctctctgaccctggcctcctcaacctgcctctctgaccctggccacctcaacctgcctctgaccctggccacctcaacctgcctctctgaccctggccacctcaacctgcctctctgaccctggcctcctcaacctgcctctctgaccctggcctcctcaacctgcctctctgaccctggccacctcaacctgcctctgaccctggccacctcaacctgcctctctcaccggacacctcaacctgcctctctgaccctggccacctcaacctgcctctctgaccctggccacctcaacctgcctctctcaccgGACAACTCcaatccccagcaacatgggcaactctacagttgacacacacaaCGTTTTCCACCAAAACTACACATTCCTCTGTTCCATGTCttcctgcacacttcccacaccttggaatctccctcctacacactgctgcaacatgcccATAAACATGACACCTGTAACACTGCAGTGGATTCGGCACAAAACTCTAACAGCATAACTCGTATATCTTACCATTACTTTGTCAGGTAAAGACCCTGAATCAAAGCTCAAAAGAACAGACTGTGTCACCTCTGTTTCACCACACTACTGTAGAAATGTGCAATATCACTTGCAAAGATAAAACACTGGGCCCAATGGCATGCATTATAGTGACATACTCTTAATAAATAATGAGTTATTCCTTACCTGACAAGCGAGACATCAGTCATTTAATCTGCCTAGTGGGCGTTGCGAAGgcagtggtggttctagaccatttcaactggggggccaagctggggccagttgtactgttagaggggccagttacattagacgttattgttgtcatatcattttcttcactgcattgcaggcattagcaggcaaaagaccatgttcataattaTCATctttgccactgtctaataacggatgtaaaaaatgaacgatagcaaaaatttgttatgtaaaaatgatttcatactccacatttaggggggccacaagggggtccaaaattgttgtcacaggggcactttccctccctccctgcccccccccccccccccccccagaacctctAGTGTGCGAAGAACACCTAGTGGGATCATTAATTGTGAAAATATGAAAACTATCCTGTACTCTGCTGTAGATGTGGACTCTGGTTCATGTCTCTCTGAGACCACTCAGTATGTGTTGTGAGATGAGACACTGAACGCTCCTGGACAGGGCAAAGGGCAAACTGCTGTGGTCTCCTGAAGTGCAGAGcgctacagagacagacagtgatttGTTGcagccctacagtacagtaaaacaGTAAAACATCTCTCATCAGAGCCACAGCCTGACTCTCACTGAGGTGACAGTGGGATTTCACCAGGCACAGTTATTTGTCACAAAACAAATTGTTACAAATCTGTGAGACAAATATAGAATAGCGCACCGACCGTGTCTTAATCTCAAATTTTCTGTCTTTTGTTTCGATAATcgaaatgaataaataaatgcacAGACCTTGGTATGTTTCATTCGTAATGAAGCGTGTAGCATATGAATATTGCAGACACCTGCTGTGTGTTTTTGGTGGGTTTTGACTTGGGATGATCCCAGCTAGGGATGTATGTGAATGTCGGATTAAACATTCATCGAAAGCTGTCACATTAACTCACTTCACTTTCTGTCATCACATGTGATGGTCCAGATGGGACAAAGCCCTCATCCTTCCTTCATTTATTGTTTGAATGTGAGTTTATTCCAAAGACTATATGGTATTCATTTACtgtatatgttatatatatagtGTGAGGCTTAAGGTTACGGATATGGATGGGGTCAGCAAGGGTCAATTCACTCCATTGACAATTTCCACTTGCTGTAATTTTATCCTGTCGTTTTTACGTTTAAGCCCCCCAAACCCTCAGTAGACTGCAATCCCTTGTTATGTGCTTGTGTACAGCATCAGTGGAGGTGGTTGCCTGTATGTTGTAGGAACCCCACAGTGATGTTTTGATGCATGGTTCATCATACGTGTTTTAATCATTCAGTCTCACAGACATCTCCCAGGGGGGAGCTGCTGCAGCGCATTACCAGCTACACACAGTCACGGCTATAATCATCATGACGATAATGAAATGTATTTAGAGCACATCAGCGTGGGTCATTCGGCTCAGGAGACTGAGGAGATGTTAGTTAGTGGGACGGCAGCCGTGAGGCGGCTCGATCGGGTGCTCAGGACCCTGCCGGTATCCCAGTGGAGACTGGCACATCGGAGATTAGCGGTCATAGCGGTGGGCTTTGCTCACCTTGAGTGCCGTCAACTGTGAAAGCCTTACCTGACAGGTGTTACTCTCAATCAGTGCTCCTCTGCCCCCCATGCTGTCCTTGGGGGGGAAGTTGGGGACCAGGCGAGCCCCCCCATCCTTTCCCTGACGTCTACCATGGTAGATAGGCCACTGAAACACATTGGGAGACCCTTGGTACCTACTGTAAATCCCCTTTCAATGAGAAGTCAATGATTTCTCATCTGTGGGAACCAGAACCACAACACTCAGTCTGGTTATTTGGAGTTGTTAAGTCACCCCTAAAAAGGGCAAGGTGACACAGTGTCAGGATTTGTTGTAGGCCTATTTTACCTGTGAGCCTGGTTGGTTGTCCTGTAATATCCTGTTAGagtatgtgtttgtttgaatgAGTGCGTCAAATGTGAAAAACCTTAATGATAAAGTTGTTGGCTGTAACAATATTTTGTCTGATATGCATGACTTCTCTCATTCAGCCAGCAGGTTTCATATTCCCTTACCTTACACCTAGAAACAACGTACACCTAGAAACTTTACAGTTAGCCATGGATTAGGCCTAGTTGCAGTTGATATTTCTGTCGTTTGGGAGTGTATCTTTGAaacatacagaaccagtcaaaagtttggacacacctactcattcaagggtttttctttatttgactattttctacattgtagaaaagtagtgacgacatcaaaacgatcaaataacacatatggaatcatgtagtaacccaaaaagtgttaaaagcagccaacaagtgctcagcatatgtgggaactccttcaagactgttggaaaagcatacctcacgaagctggttgagagaatgccaagagtgtgcaaagctgtcatcaaggcaaagggtggctactttgacgaatctcaaatataaaatatattttgatttgtttaacactttttgagtTACTtcatgattgcatatgtgttattttatagtgttgatgtcttcactattattctacaatgtagaaaacagtaaaaataaagaaaaacccttgaatgagtaggtgtgtccaaacctttgactggtactgtagataacTATAGACGTTTGATGATGAGTTATATATCCTCTGTAAGAGCTATtattgtgtggtgtgtttgtatcTCTCACTGGGAACTGTAGCTTATTAAAGGAAACATGAAAATTGATTGGAAAAGTAGTTCCTGGGAGACTAACGAGCTATTCTGTATATCCACAGTGATAATGGCTGAATTATTCATTGTGTCTAATGATTAATTAAAAAAGGCCTCAGGTCCTGTGGCAGGTACAGGCTGCTGAGGCACACACTGGTATTCCCAGACGATGTGctaaacatctctctctcctctctgtctccccttctctttctttctctctctctctctctctccttctctccctctctctctgttctccctcttgGTTCTCTACCCCTCATGCCTTCCTTCAGTGACTGCAGACCTAAATTCAAATCATTGCACCCTTACTGCAAAACATGAGTCATTTTAATTGCAATAATCTACTTAATCGTCTCACTTTTAATCCTCTGTCTATTATAATTCCTTTATAGCTTCCAAGTAAATTAACACTGTTAACTCCAATCATTTTTCTTCCATGCTGGACAGCATGAATTTGGGCGAGAGTCTTTATTGTCATTTTTATCACATCTCTGACTGCACACATTGTTCAGTTTCTTTTTTGTCTGTCCAATAATCCTATCTCAATTGTGTCCCAGTGTTTTCAGAGACTGGTGGCTTGTTGTTGGTTGCTGACAGGGCCAGGTGTGACgtggctgtggctgtgactgTCCTGTTGCATTTCCCCTGCCCTGGTCTTGGCAGCTGGTGGTAGGCAGGCCTTGCCCAGTGGCTATGCAAGGGGAGGGCCAGGAGGGCCGGGGTCCAGGCCTCTGTTTGGGCCCTGCTAATGGAATGGGACTGGACCGCCCATATGGCACTTGTGGGAACACTGGGGCTCTGGAGGTTGGCACACAGAGCCACCAGTCTCCCGTTAGATATTGAACAGGACAAGGTCAGACCCGTGGGCTCGCCCATTACCCGCCCAGCATTATGGATCCGTTTGGTGATGGAGAGTAGAGATAACAAAGATAGAGGCCTGTGCATGCCTACTCTAAGGAAACTCTGAAGAAGTCAATATACTCGTACAGGAGCTGCTACAAGCACAATTAAAGGACAGATGTCATCATTTGTTTGCCATTTTTGTAATGTGTTCACTGACCATGGGCGAGTGAGTAGTTGGAGGTCAAGGAAAAGTTGGTCTGCCAGG
This window harbors:
- the LOC115204138 gene encoding general transcription factor 3C polypeptide 4 — encoded protein: MAACSPNRAPDRVEVGQLTEAERENDPWAALGPVVKRDPVIKLLSPVSGLEPLTWSEDHRISASSTSGISLMEVVCDVHGNKQDLVLHRTSIPVPDQVCELKVGPAEELLRAKDKFSSSSDPAMSQSFMLDRVLNPTVGVHKGILYTSWSPLGCDTNGRCLLASLTLDLRLTIHSSTKRLQWTVVADLTQLYGESLESRGYSVQGGQPPKANLLDLAELQRRYRMQTPVRMEWSSVCTTQHVQTNNECKDVGTVLLAVLMENGDLVVWQFCLPMLGKDSVLSCNTIQSGVLSPSVLAWWEYEHSGRKMSGLIVGSKLGPVKILPVNLKAVKGYFTLRQPVVLWQESDQIPVHNIKCISLFHPKQNCNCSLVVAARGSYLFWCLLLISKAGLNVHNSHVTGLHSTPIVSMTASRQGSSIYTCSMDGTVKKLTPIFTDMAVAFKQEEIVLPESMAGRRMHGIAVSPHGAYLALVSTEGMTNGQHPVSRPYQVQFVTLKTPNDAAAELLESPVQSLFKQTDLLDLVRWRVLRDKRIPALLQEELDDKVHNTGSPYLWRLKLFLVRVLYQSLQKAPVEARWRPTHEDSKVFVKDEEGGVAGEGGGGEEEVVSKLQDPEARALEEQTGEVIAWIEAVEAHLTREHMKRVLGEVYLHTWITENTSIPTRGVCDFLTSDPTYEDRAAQVLIGHIQKKMNKQTFPEYCSLCKEVLPFTDRKQAVCSNGHMWLRCVLSYQACQTLAYRRCLLQDSIARLPVPEDPDWIKRILQGPCTFCDSPLL